One Aegilops tauschii subsp. strangulata cultivar AL8/78 chromosome 7, Aet v6.0, whole genome shotgun sequence genomic window carries:
- the LOC109741367 gene encoding AT-hook motif nuclear-localized protein 10, translating into MEVRSEQGLMAGRDLFGLPKSQPAPAPAAPAAPPSSAAMQSVRMAYTADGTPVFAPVSSAVAPPGYQPAGSAAPPHGSSMSAARAAGGNGVAAPPGMGEPSAKKKRGRPRKYGPDAAMSLALVTVPTAAGSPAVTQGASGRPFSPTLPGNFVPSASPDGGKKRGRPKGSTNKPRVDGAGPAGVGFTPHVLTVQAGEDVSSKIMSFSQNGTRAVCVLSANGSISNVTLRQTGTSGGTVTYEGRFEILSLSGSIFVTDNGGQRTRTGGLSVSLAGPDGRLLGGGVAGLLIAASPIQIVVGSFNAGGKKEPKPQAPSEPVPLKVVPSTGMAANSPPSRGTLSESSGGTASPRHQGYASTNNNQPPILSSMPWK; encoded by the exons ATGGAGGTGAGGTCCGAGCAAGGGCTAATGGCGGGAAGGGATCTGTTCGGCTTGCCTAAGAGCCAGCCAGCGCCGGCGCCGGCAGCGCCAGCAGCGCCGCCGTCCTCCGCAGCCATGCAGAGCGTGCGCATGGCGTACACCGCGGACGGCACGCCCGTGTTTGCCCCGGTGAGCTCTGCGGTCGCGCCGCCTGGTTACCAACCGGCTGGGTCTGCAGCACCACCACATGGCTCTAGCATGTCCGCTGCTCGGGCCGCCGGAGGTAATGGCGTCGCGGCGCCGCCGGGCATGGGTGAACCGTCGGCGAAGAAGAAGCGCGGGCGGCCAAGGAAGTACGGGCCCGACGCGGCCATGTCTCTGGCGCTGGTGACCGTGCCGACGGCTGCAGGCTCGCCAGCTGTGACACAGGGTGCTTCTGGGCGGCCGTTCTCACCCACGCTGCCGGGAAACTTCGTGCCGTCGGCGTCGCCGGATGGAGGAAAGAAACGCGGCCGGCCCAAGGGATCTACCAACAAGCCCCGCGTGGATGGTGCTG GGCCGGCAGGAGTTGGATTCACACCTCATGTTCTTACAGTTCAAGCTGGAGAG GATGTATCGTCAAAGATTATGTCATTTTCTCAGAATGGGACTCGTGCAGTTTGTGTTCTCTCAGCAAATGGTTCCATATCAAATGTAACACTTCGTCAAACTGGTACATCAGGTGGAACTGTAACATATGAG GGCCGATTTGAGATACTGTCACTCTCCGGGTCAATCTTCGTAACGGACAACGGAGGCCAGCGTACCCGAACAGGGGGCCTCAGCGTTTCATTGGCAGGTCCTGACGGTCGTCTCTTGGGTGGAGGGGTCGCAGGACTCCTCATAGCAGCTTCTCCAATCCAG ATAGTAGTGGGAAGCTTCAATGCTGGTGGGAAAAAAGAGCCAAAGCCGCAGGCTCCTTCTGAACCTGTACCACTGAAGGTCGTTCCGAGCACTGGGATGGCGGCCAACAGCCCCCCTTCAAGAGGCACATTGAGCGAATCGTCTGGTGGCACCGCAAGCCCGAGACATCAAGGCTATGCGTCCACCAACAATAACCAGCCGCCGATCTTGTCCAGCATGCCCTGGAAATGA